A region of the Synergistaceae bacterium genome:
CAAAAGCCTGGGGCGGAACGGTGAAAGTATTATTTCTCACAGCATCGGACGAGGAATTATTGAGGCGTTACGAGCGTACAAGGAGAGTCCACCCGCTGAACAAAGGACTGTCAATGCGTGAGAGCATACGGGCAGAACGTGAAATGCTTGCGCCGGTTCTCGACAGGGCGGACATTGTTATAGACACGTCAATGATGGATCTTCACCAGCACCGTGAAAGGCTCGTGCGTGAATTTTTCGGCAATGACGGCGGAGTCTCAATCATAATTTCATCATTCGGCTACAAGTACGGAGTCCCGCAGGACGCAAGCTATGTATTTGATGTTCGCTGCCTCCCTAACCCTTACTATGTCGAAAACTTGAAGGACTTGACCGGGAAAGATGACGCAGTGAAAGATTACCTTCTGAAATTCCCGGAGACCTCAGAATTTCTTGACCTCGTGAAAAAATTTCTTGATTTCGCCGTTCCTCAGTTCCTCAGCAATGTACGCGGACAGCTTCATGTCGCAATCGGCTGTACGGGGGGCCGTCATCGTTCTGTGGCTGTGGCTGAATGGCTCGGAGATTACTGCGCCTCCCTGTATGAGGGAGTCTGCGTAGTCCACAGGGACAAAGGACACGGGCGGCAATGACGACATTCATACTCGGAGTGATTACGGCGGTCGTGATTCTGTTCATGTTCGGGCGGCTGAAGCTCTCATCAGGAAGGCCGGCTATTGAGCGCGCAATTAACCGCAGACTGTCGGAAGGGCCGTATATCCTCGCCATAGGGGGCGGCACCGGGCTGTCAACATTACTGCGGGGGATAAAGTCATTCACGCGGAATATTACGGCGGTTGTAGCGGTTACTGACGAGGGCGGCTCATCCGGGCGAATCCGAAATGAATGGGGAATGCTCCCGCCGGGCGATGTGCGGAACTGTATCGCGGCACTTGCGGAGAATGACTCGGAGCTGAAGCGCATACTTGATTTCAGGTTCGACAGGGGAGAATTGGCCGGACATAGTTTAGGGAATTTGCTGCTTCTTG
Encoded here:
- the rapZ gene encoding RNase adapter RapZ → MKQFIIVTGMSGAGKTMTLKVLEDFGFTTIDNLPPKLLPQLFALLEKSDARGVVVTVDVRNVNGDFVKVIDDVSKAWGGTVKVLFLTASDEELLRRYERTRRVHPLNKGLSMRESIRAEREMLAPVLDRADIVIDTSMMDLHQHRERLVREFFGNDGGVSIIISSFGYKYGVPQDASYVFDVRCLPNPYYVENLKDLTGKDDAVKDYLLKFPETSEFLDLVKKFLDFAVPQFLSNVRGQLHVAIGCTGGRHRSVAVAEWLGDYCASLYEGVCVVHRDKGHGRQ